The following coding sequences lie in one Streptomyces venezuelae genomic window:
- a CDS encoding 3-oxoacyl-ACP synthase III family protein, with the protein MTDMATDIAVLGTGHYVPDRVVSNDEVGAPAGVEGEWIVRKTAIRERRWAAPDEATSDLAVHAARAALESAGITAAQLSVIVVATSTPDRPQPPTAVYVQQKLGALGAASFDVNAVCSGSMYALSVVEGMLARRGGHALVIGADVYSRILNPADRKTVVLFGDGAGAMVLGAGTGGTGARVRHVALHTFGELADLIRVPAGGSRQPPDQAVLDAGLQYFAMDGREVRRFVLEQLPQLTKQFLHEAGVVPDDIAHFVPHQANGVMLDTVIGDLSLSRATTHLTLEQYGNTGAASIPITLDTAAREGAFSRGDLILMAGFGGGMAAGLALLEW; encoded by the coding sequence ATGACGGACATGGCGACCGACATCGCCGTTCTCGGCACCGGCCACTACGTGCCGGACCGCGTCGTCTCCAACGACGAGGTCGGGGCGCCGGCCGGGGTCGAGGGCGAGTGGATCGTCCGCAAGACCGCGATCCGGGAGCGGCGCTGGGCCGCGCCGGACGAGGCCACATCGGACCTGGCGGTCCACGCCGCACGGGCCGCACTGGAGTCCGCGGGCATCACCGCGGCCCAGCTGTCCGTGATCGTGGTGGCCACGTCGACGCCGGACCGGCCGCAGCCGCCGACCGCGGTGTACGTGCAGCAGAAGCTGGGCGCGCTCGGCGCGGCCTCCTTCGACGTCAACGCGGTCTGCTCGGGCAGCATGTACGCGCTGTCCGTGGTCGAGGGCATGCTCGCGCGGCGGGGCGGCCACGCCCTGGTGATCGGCGCGGACGTGTACTCGCGGATCCTGAACCCCGCCGACCGCAAGACGGTCGTTCTGTTCGGCGACGGCGCGGGGGCCATGGTCCTCGGCGCCGGAACCGGCGGCACCGGGGCCCGGGTGCGGCACGTCGCGCTGCACACCTTCGGCGAGCTCGCGGACCTCATCCGGGTGCCCGCCGGAGGCAGCAGGCAACCCCCCGACCAGGCCGTCCTGGACGCGGGACTCCAGTACTTCGCGATGGACGGACGCGAGGTGCGCCGCTTCGTGCTGGAGCAGCTGCCGCAGCTCACCAAGCAGTTCCTGCACGAGGCGGGTGTGGTGCCCGATGACATCGCGCACTTCGTGCCGCACCAGGCCAACGGCGTCATGCTCGACACGGTGATCGGGGACCTGTCCCTGTCCCGCGCCACCACGCACCTGACGCTGGAGCAGTACGGCAACACCGGCGCGGCCTCCATCCCGATCACGCTGGACACGGCGGCCCGCGAGGGCGCCTTCAGCCGCGGCGACCTGATCCTGATGGCGGGCTTCGGCGGCGGCATGGCCGCGGGACTCGCCCTTCTCGAATGGTGA
- the aroA gene encoding 3-phosphoshikimate 1-carboxyvinyltransferase translates to MITEKEPGTGLAARVPGSKSLTNRLLLLAAAADGTSTVRAPLVSEDTVAFREALDVCGIPVQAGPADTFWTVTGTGRGPTGSARPWCADAGTAARFLPPFAATGHGTFLFDGSSQLRARPQRPLIEALRALGADLEPGPGNGLPLLIRAHGIEGGDLSVDSSLSSQYLSGLLMAAPLMRRGLRIRTGALVSRPYIDMTLALMRRFGARVDESADGTIAVAPGPYAATDIVVEPDASSASYVFAAAAVTGRTVTVPGLGTDSLQGDLRFVDVLRRTGADVRVGPTATTVTGNGPLRGGFTVDMGEISDTFMTLAAIAPLADAPITITGVAHARLKESDRVTAMAENLRACGIETAEGPDRLTIHPGTPRPARIACHRDHRIAMSFSVLGLAVPDTISLDDPDCVAKTFPEFHDEMRRLFQDRL, encoded by the coding sequence GTGATCACGGAGAAGGAGCCCGGCACCGGCCTGGCCGCCCGCGTACCGGGATCCAAGAGTCTGACCAACCGGCTGCTGCTCCTCGCCGCCGCGGCCGACGGCACGAGCACCGTCCGCGCGCCGCTCGTCAGCGAGGACACGGTCGCCTTCCGCGAGGCGCTCGACGTGTGCGGCATCCCGGTGCAGGCGGGCCCCGCGGACACGTTCTGGACCGTGACCGGCACCGGACGCGGCCCCACCGGCTCCGCACGCCCCTGGTGCGCCGACGCGGGGACCGCGGCCCGCTTCCTGCCGCCCTTCGCCGCCACCGGACACGGCACCTTCCTCTTCGACGGCTCGTCGCAACTGCGCGCCCGCCCGCAGCGCCCCCTCATCGAAGCGCTCCGCGCCCTGGGCGCCGACCTCGAACCGGGCCCCGGCAACGGACTCCCGCTGCTGATCCGCGCCCACGGCATCGAGGGCGGCGACCTCTCCGTGGACTCCTCCCTGAGCAGCCAGTACCTCAGCGGTCTCCTGATGGCGGCCCCCCTCATGCGCCGCGGCCTGCGGATCCGCACCGGAGCCCTGGTCAGCCGCCCCTACATCGACATGACCCTCGCCCTGATGCGCCGCTTCGGGGCGCGCGTCGACGAGAGCGCCGACGGCACCATCGCCGTCGCACCGGGGCCCTACGCGGCCACCGACATCGTGGTCGAACCCGACGCGTCCTCCGCCTCGTACGTCTTCGCGGCGGCCGCCGTCACCGGACGCACCGTCACCGTGCCCGGCCTCGGCACCGACAGCCTCCAGGGCGACCTGCGCTTCGTCGACGTGCTCCGGCGGACCGGCGCCGACGTCCGCGTGGGCCCGACCGCCACCACCGTGACCGGCAACGGCCCGCTCCGGGGCGGCTTCACCGTCGACATGGGCGAGATCTCCGACACCTTCATGACCCTCGCGGCCATCGCGCCGCTCGCCGACGCGCCCATCACCATCACCGGCGTCGCCCACGCGCGGCTCAAGGAGTCCGACCGCGTCACCGCCATGGCGGAGAACCTGCGCGCCTGCGGCATCGAGACCGCCGAGGGACCTGACCGGCTCACCATCCACCCCGGGACGCCGCGCCCCGCCCGCATCGCCTGTCACCGCGACCACCGGATCGCCATGTCGTTCTCGGTCCTCGGGCTCGCCGTGCCGGACACGATCTCGCTGGACGACCCGGACTGCGTGGCGAAGACGTTCCCCGAGTTCCACGACGAGATGCGCCGCCTGTTCCAGGACCGGCTCTGA
- the aroC gene encoding chorismate synthase codes for MSRLRWLTAGESHGPALVATLEGLPAGVPVTTEMVADHLARRRLGYGRGARMKFERDEVTFLGGVRHGLSMGSPIAVMVGNTEWPKWEQVMSADPVDPEVLADLARNAPLTRPRPGHADLAGMQKYGFDEARPVLERASARETAARVALGAVARSFLKETAGIEIVSHVTELAAAKAPYGVYPTPADVERLDADPVRCLDADASKAMVAEIDQAHKDGDTLGGVVEVLAYGVPVGLGSHVHWDRRLDARLAAALMGIQAIKGVEVGDGFDLARVPGSKAHDEIVTTEDGIRRTSGRSGGTEGGLTTGELLRVRAAMKPIATVPRALATIDVATGEAAKAHHQRSDVCAVPAAGIVAEAMVALVLADAVAEKFGGDSVPETRRNVRSYVETLRFR; via the coding sequence TTGAGCAGGTTGCGTTGGCTGACCGCGGGGGAGTCGCACGGACCCGCGCTTGTCGCGACGTTGGAGGGTCTTCCCGCCGGCGTTCCGGTGACGACGGAGATGGTGGCGGATCATCTGGCGCGGCGGCGGCTGGGGTATGGCCGGGGTGCGCGGATGAAGTTCGAGCGTGACGAGGTCACGTTTTTGGGCGGGGTCCGGCATGGGCTGAGCATGGGCTCGCCGATCGCGGTGATGGTGGGCAACACGGAGTGGCCCAAGTGGGAGCAGGTGATGTCGGCCGATCCGGTGGACCCGGAGGTACTGGCCGACCTCGCCCGCAATGCCCCGCTGACGCGGCCGCGTCCGGGCCACGCCGATCTGGCGGGGATGCAGAAGTACGGGTTCGACGAGGCGCGTCCGGTGCTTGAGCGGGCGTCGGCGCGGGAGACCGCGGCGCGGGTGGCGCTGGGTGCGGTGGCGCGGTCGTTCCTGAAGGAGACGGCGGGCATCGAGATCGTCTCGCATGTGACGGAGCTGGCGGCGGCCAAGGCCCCGTACGGGGTGTACCCGACGCCTGCGGATGTGGAGAGGCTGGACGCGGATCCGGTGCGCTGTCTGGATGCGGATGCGTCGAAGGCGATGGTCGCGGAGATCGACCAGGCGCACAAGGACGGCGACACCCTGGGCGGTGTCGTGGAGGTCCTGGCGTATGGGGTGCCGGTGGGGCTGGGTTCGCATGTGCACTGGGACCGGCGTCTGGACGCGCGTCTGGCGGCGGCGCTGATGGGCATTCAGGCGATCAAGGGTGTGGAGGTCGGCGACGGCTTCGACCTGGCGCGGGTGCCGGGGTCGAAGGCGCACGACGAGATCGTGACCACCGAGGACGGCATCCGGCGTACCTCGGGTCGCTCGGGTGGTACGGAGGGTGGTCTGACCACGGGTGAGTTGTTGCGGGTGCGGGCGGCGATGAAGCCGATCGCGACCGTGCCGCGGGCGTTGGCGACGATCGATGTGGCGACGGGTGAGGCGGCCAAGGCGCATCACCAGCGCTCGGACGTGTGTGCGGTGCCGGCGGCCGGGATCGTCGCGGAGGCGATGGTCGCGCTGGTCCTTGCTGATGCGGTGGCGGAGAAGTTCGGCGGGGACAGCGTTCCCGAGACGCGCCGCAACGTGCGGTCCTACGTCGAGACCCTGCGCTTCCGCTGA
- a CDS encoding phage tail sheath family protein: MPQQQPNQPRTATTTGPLGPGVRLREADEADVARGAGHGAPFIHGVHTSVAAFIGDAPGLPAKPAFVRHPLEFLEAFSPRRNEGEPPSHIHDAVLGHFRNGGGGAWVLGTGEAATGGDEGEQDRVSAYRSALARLERLPEVSLVVAPDLWRVAEDADRVAREIAGHCGRVGHRVALLHTRQGLDPADVRHRPFGLAEPDARFVAVHYPWITVTEVGGHERLVPPSGHVSGMCCRGDTEQGVHTTPVGALVGVIKQERELSEHERESLTGHGVNCLRFVQGRGVRVLSARTLSTDADWADLGVRRLVNYTRASLEQGTRWAAFDTNSAQLRALIRQSTTTFLKGLWRQGALPGASAAEAFEVVCDDTNNTPEDVANGRVNLDVGLAALRPAEFVTFRIQHDTHNRTT, from the coding sequence ATGCCACAACAGCAGCCGAATCAACCGCGCACAGCAACCACCACCGGCCCCCTCGGCCCGGGTGTCCGGCTCCGGGAGGCGGACGAGGCGGACGTCGCACGCGGAGCGGGCCACGGCGCGCCTTTCATCCACGGCGTGCACACCTCGGTGGCGGCCTTCATCGGGGACGCCCCCGGCCTGCCGGCCAAGCCCGCCTTCGTACGGCATCCGCTGGAGTTCCTCGAGGCGTTCTCGCCGCGCAGGAACGAGGGGGAGCCGCCGTCCCACATCCACGACGCCGTGCTCGGCCACTTCCGCAACGGCGGTGGCGGGGCATGGGTCCTGGGGACGGGGGAAGCCGCGACGGGCGGCGATGAGGGCGAGCAGGACCGGGTCTCTGCCTACCGGTCGGCTCTGGCCAGGCTGGAGCGGCTGCCGGAGGTCAGCCTCGTGGTGGCTCCGGACCTGTGGCGGGTGGCGGAGGACGCGGACCGCGTCGCGCGGGAGATCGCCGGGCACTGCGGCCGCGTGGGACACCGGGTCGCCCTGCTGCACACCCGCCAGGGCCTCGACCCCGCCGATGTGCGCCACAGGCCGTTCGGGCTCGCGGAGCCGGACGCCCGGTTCGTCGCCGTGCACTATCCGTGGATCACGGTGACGGAGGTCGGCGGACACGAACGTCTGGTCCCGCCCTCGGGTCATGTGTCGGGGATGTGCTGCCGCGGCGACACGGAGCAGGGCGTCCATACGACGCCGGTGGGCGCGCTGGTGGGCGTGATCAAGCAGGAACGCGAACTGTCCGAGCACGAACGGGAGTCGCTGACCGGCCACGGGGTGAACTGCCTGCGGTTCGTCCAGGGGCGCGGCGTCCGGGTGCTGAGCGCGCGGACGCTGTCCACCGACGCCGACTGGGCGGACCTCGGCGTGCGCCGTCTGGTGAACTACACCCGCGCCTCGCTCGAACAGGGCACCCGTTGGGCCGCGTTCGACACCAACTCGGCCCAACTGCGGGCTCTCATACGTCAGTCCACCACGACGTTCCTCAAGGGCCTGTGGCGGCAGGGCGCGCTGCCCGGCGCGTCCGCCGCCGAGGCCTTCGAGGTCGTCTGCGACGACACCAACAACACCCCCGAGGACGTGGCGAACGGCCGGGTGAACCTCGACGTCGGCCTCGCCGCCCTGCGGCCCGCCGAGTTCGTCACGTTCCGGATCCAGCACGACACACACAACAGAACCACTTGA
- a CDS encoding methyltransferase, which translates to MSPESTPRPAARATIDLITAAWHTQAVYAAAKLGLPDLIEAGHTGPAELAKAAGADEDAVRRLLRLLLRLGVVDGDESDGYRNTEIGDMLRDRPGSLRDVSLLYGEEFYRAWGDSIETFRTGRTGFEKAYGRSLVGYLGEDPDAAERFQRAMKAQAKNFAFDAVPEHIDFGADRHIVDIGGGSGQLLATVLGAAPDARGTLIDLEHTMPIARAHLEQTVGADRADLVAGDMFTTPVPREADTYLLSRVLGDWQEEDCVRLLRSVREAMAPHSRLLIIEMVVQEGKAGLLAPLWDLHLMVVNGGHQRSIGEYRELAARTGLSIERSVQLPMETSALVLTPAG; encoded by the coding sequence ATGAGCCCGGAAAGCACCCCCCGACCGGCAGCCCGCGCCACCATCGACCTCATCACCGCCGCCTGGCACACCCAGGCCGTCTACGCGGCGGCCAAGCTCGGCCTGCCCGATCTGATCGAGGCCGGACACACAGGACCCGCCGAACTCGCCAAGGCCGCGGGCGCGGACGAGGACGCCGTCCGGCGCCTGCTGCGCCTGCTGCTGCGTCTCGGCGTCGTGGACGGCGACGAGAGCGACGGCTACCGCAACACCGAGATAGGCGACATGCTCCGGGACAGGCCGGGCTCGCTGCGCGACGTCTCCCTGCTCTACGGCGAGGAGTTCTACCGGGCCTGGGGCGACTCGATCGAGACGTTCCGTACCGGCAGGACCGGTTTCGAGAAGGCGTACGGCCGGTCCCTCGTCGGCTATCTGGGCGAGGACCCCGATGCCGCGGAGCGCTTCCAGCGGGCCATGAAGGCCCAGGCCAAGAACTTCGCCTTCGACGCGGTCCCCGAGCACATCGACTTCGGCGCCGACCGGCACATCGTCGACATCGGGGGCGGCAGCGGCCAACTGCTCGCCACCGTACTCGGCGCCGCGCCCGACGCCCGCGGGACCCTGATCGACCTCGAACACACCATGCCCATCGCCCGCGCGCACCTGGAACAGACCGTGGGCGCCGACCGCGCCGACCTGGTCGCCGGGGACATGTTCACCACGCCGGTCCCGCGCGAGGCCGACACGTATCTCCTGTCCCGGGTCCTCGGCGACTGGCAGGAGGAGGACTGCGTACGCCTCCTGCGTTCCGTACGCGAGGCCATGGCCCCGCACTCCCGCCTCCTGATCATCGAGATGGTCGTCCAGGAGGGCAAGGCCGGTCTGCTGGCCCCGCTGTGGGACCTCCACCTGATGGTCGTCAACGGCGGTCATCAGCGTTCCATCGGCGAGTACCGCGAGCTGGCGGCCCGCACCGGCCTGTCCATCGAGCGGTCTGTCCAACTGCCCATGGAAACCTCCGCCCTGGTGCTCACTCCGGCAGGCTGA
- a CDS encoding PhzA/PhzB family protein encodes MSALPAETATAAPVFTNHLELRARNRRAVEQYMETGREARLRRYTLYTEDGTAALFNTDIGRPITVKGRAKLQKHNELSLEVLPDWEWSDVQIYETQDPAVIWVECDGEGTIRFPGYPEGRYRNHFIHGFTLDDGLIAASREYTNPIEHMRALNIDTPHIKRDWIPS; translated from the coding sequence ATGAGCGCCCTGCCCGCCGAAACCGCCACCGCCGCCCCGGTGTTCACCAACCACCTCGAGCTGCGCGCCCGCAACCGGCGGGCCGTGGAGCAGTACATGGAGACCGGCCGCGAGGCCCGGCTGCGCCGCTACACCCTCTACACCGAAGACGGCACCGCCGCCCTGTTCAACACCGACATCGGCCGCCCCATCACCGTCAAGGGCCGCGCCAAGCTGCAAAAGCACAACGAGCTCTCCCTTGAGGTGCTGCCCGACTGGGAGTGGTCCGACGTGCAGATCTACGAGACCCAGGACCCGGCCGTCATCTGGGTGGAGTGCGACGGCGAGGGCACCATCCGCTTCCCCGGCTATCCCGAGGGCCGCTACCGCAACCACTTCATCCACGGCTTCACCCTGGACGACGGACTCATCGCCGCCAGCCGCGAATACACCAACCCCATCGAGCACATGCGCGCCCTGAACATCGACACCCCGCACATCAAACGCGACTGGATCCCCTCCTGA
- the phzG gene encoding phenazine biosynthesis FMN-dependent oxidase PhzG, translating into MSDVRRSETLTGSLEVEFPEFHTPPAEPLGLLSAWLKTATEQGVREPRALALATADTAGRTSSRILAVNQVTDTGIVFITHAGSQKGRELTANPWASGVLYWRETSQQITVAGPVRQLPRATAEELWAARAVFTHPMSTVSLQSEPLRDLDHLEEIRARALELGEPPRALPCPDTFVAYLLEPAAVEFWANGTDRLHERLRYDRTDSGWDTTRLQP; encoded by the coding sequence ATGTCTGATGTACGGCGTTCCGAGACGCTGACGGGCTCCCTCGAGGTGGAGTTCCCCGAGTTCCACACGCCGCCCGCGGAGCCGCTGGGCCTGCTGTCCGCCTGGCTGAAGACGGCCACCGAGCAGGGCGTGCGCGAGCCGCGCGCGCTGGCCCTGGCCACCGCCGACACTGCGGGGCGCACCTCCTCGCGGATCCTGGCGGTCAACCAGGTCACCGACACCGGCATCGTGTTCATCACCCACGCCGGCAGCCAGAAGGGCCGGGAACTGACCGCCAACCCCTGGGCGTCGGGGGTGCTGTACTGGCGCGAGACCAGCCAGCAGATCACCGTGGCCGGCCCGGTGCGCCAGCTCCCGCGCGCGACGGCGGAGGAACTGTGGGCGGCGCGCGCGGTGTTCACCCACCCCATGTCCACCGTCTCGCTGCAGAGCGAGCCGCTGCGCGACCTGGACCACCTCGAAGAGATCCGCGCCAGGGCCCTGGAACTGGGCGAGCCGCCGCGCGCGCTGCCCTGCCCCGACACGTTCGTGGCCTACCTCCTGGAGCCGGCCGCCGTGGAGTTCTGGGCGAATGGCACCGACCGGCTGCACGAGCGGCTGCGCTACGACCGCACCGACAGCGGCTGGGACACCACCCGCCTGCAGCCCTGA
- a CDS encoding PhzF family phenazine biosynthesis isomerase codes for MHNYVVVDAFAREPLTGNPVAVFFDADDLSAEQMQRIAREMNLSETTFVLGPKQGGDFHVRIFTPVNELPFAGHPLLGTAIALGQRTDADQLRIETAMGEIPFELQRVGGKVVATSMRQPVPVWEPFDRADELLEALGIRESTLPVEIYRNGPRHVLVGFESFEALSKVDPDHRALASFPDMATNCIAGSGTTWRNRMFSPAYGVVEDAATGSVAGPIAIHAARHGLASYGQRIEITQGIEIGRPSPMNALVQGEGDRVDSVEVSGHGVVTIEGMIHV; via the coding sequence ATGCACAACTACGTAGTGGTCGACGCGTTCGCCCGAGAGCCTCTCACCGGCAACCCGGTCGCGGTGTTCTTCGACGCCGACGACCTGAGCGCCGAGCAGATGCAACGCATCGCCCGGGAGATGAACCTCTCGGAGACCACGTTCGTCCTCGGGCCCAAGCAGGGCGGGGACTTCCACGTGCGGATCTTCACGCCCGTCAACGAACTCCCCTTCGCCGGACACCCGTTGCTGGGCACGGCCATCGCGCTGGGACAGCGCACCGACGCGGACCAGCTGCGGATCGAGACCGCCATGGGCGAGATCCCCTTCGAGCTGCAGCGCGTCGGTGGGAAGGTCGTCGCGACGAGCATGCGCCAGCCGGTGCCGGTCTGGGAGCCCTTCGACCGCGCCGACGAGCTCCTCGAAGCGCTGGGCATCCGCGAGTCGACGCTGCCGGTGGAGATCTACCGCAACGGCCCGCGGCACGTCCTGGTCGGCTTCGAGAGCTTCGAGGCCCTGTCGAAGGTCGACCCCGACCACCGCGCGCTCGCGAGCTTCCCCGACATGGCGACGAACTGCATCGCCGGCTCCGGGACCACCTGGCGCAACCGCATGTTCTCGCCCGCCTACGGAGTCGTGGAGGACGCCGCCACCGGCTCCGTCGCGGGACCCATCGCCATCCACGCGGCCCGGCACGGCCTCGCCTCGTACGGGCAGCGCATCGAGATCACCCAGGGCATCGAGATCGGCCGCCCCTCCCCCATGAACGCGCTGGTCCAGGGCGAGGGCGACCGCGTCGATTCCGTCGAGGTCTCCGGCCACGGCGTCGTCACGATCGAAGGAATGATCCATGTCTGA
- a CDS encoding NAD(P)/FAD-dependent oxidoreductase, translating to MTDRTQPDSVVVVGAGQGGYQTAASLREHGYEGSITLISAEDALPYERPPLSKAYLKGEADEAMLWLRPATYYVRQSIDLVSGTVTEIDPAARSVRLADGSAYGYGHLVLATGATPRTLDVPGKELRGVHTLRTAQDAVALQASLAGARRAVVVGAGFIGLEFAAVAREAGVEVTVVEALDRPLARVVSAPTAEHFTWLHRSNGTELLFGRGLKALHGDGRSNVTAVELADGSRLPADLVLIGVGVTPRTELATAAGLEVDGGIIVDAQLRTTDPHISAIGDCAAFPQVRSGNRRRLESVQNAVGHAQAVAGRLAGSPRAYDELPWFWSDQFATTVQIAGFNEGHETEVVLGSDPDAFSVLLFRGDDLQAVESVNRPADHLAARRLLTQGTDLTPAEAAAPGFSLRTYLRSLAERGTEAPVAL from the coding sequence ATGACGGACCGCACACAGCCCGATTCGGTCGTCGTGGTGGGGGCCGGACAGGGCGGGTACCAGACCGCGGCGTCCCTGCGGGAGCACGGCTACGAAGGGTCCATCACGCTCATCAGCGCGGAGGACGCGCTCCCCTACGAGCGGCCGCCGCTGTCCAAGGCGTACCTCAAGGGCGAGGCGGACGAGGCCATGCTGTGGCTGCGCCCCGCGACGTACTACGTACGCCAGTCGATCGACCTGGTCTCCGGCACCGTCACCGAGATCGACCCGGCCGCCCGCTCGGTGCGGCTGGCCGACGGTTCCGCTTACGGCTACGGGCACCTCGTCCTCGCCACCGGCGCCACGCCCCGCACGCTCGACGTGCCGGGCAAGGAGCTGCGCGGCGTGCACACCCTGCGCACCGCGCAGGACGCCGTCGCGCTGCAGGCGTCGCTGGCGGGGGCGCGCCGCGCCGTGGTGGTGGGAGCCGGGTTCATCGGGCTCGAATTCGCCGCCGTGGCACGGGAGGCGGGCGTCGAGGTGACGGTCGTCGAGGCGCTCGACCGGCCGCTCGCGCGCGTCGTGTCGGCGCCGACCGCGGAGCACTTCACGTGGCTGCACCGGAGCAACGGCACGGAGTTGCTGTTCGGGCGGGGCCTCAAGGCCCTGCACGGCGACGGCCGTTCGAACGTGACGGCGGTGGAGCTGGCCGACGGCAGCAGGCTGCCCGCCGACCTGGTCCTGATCGGGGTCGGCGTCACCCCGCGCACGGAACTGGCCACCGCGGCAGGCCTCGAGGTCGACGGCGGCATCATCGTCGACGCGCAGCTGCGGACCACCGATCCGCACATTTCGGCGATCGGCGACTGCGCGGCATTCCCGCAGGTGCGCTCCGGAAATCGACGGCGGCTCGAATCCGTGCAGAATGCGGTCGGGCACGCACAGGCGGTCGCCGGGCGTCTCGCGGGATCGCCTCGCGCGTACGACGAACTGCCCTGGTTCTGGAGTGATCAGTTCGCCACGACCGTGCAGATCGCGGGATTCAACGAGGGGCACGAGACCGAGGTGGTCCTCGGCAGCGATCCGGACGCTTTCTCGGTGCTTCTTTTCCGCGGCGACGACCTGCAGGCGGTCGAGTCCGTCAACCGGCCCGCCGATCACCTCGCGGCACGCCGTCTCCTGACCCAGGGCACGGATCTCACGCCCGCGGAGGCCGCGGCGCCGGGATTCAGCCTCAGGACGTACCTCCGGAGCCTCGCCGAGCGCGGGACGGAGGCGCCCGTGGCCCTGTGA
- a CDS encoding 2Fe-2S iron-sulfur cluster-binding protein, translating to MPKITYVAVDGNQTTIDVPEGTSVMRGAVFNDIDGIVAQCGGNMQCATCHVYVDETTLDKLEPPKEREDEMLDFTACPRKPNSRLSCQLKSSDALDGLIVHTPERQN from the coding sequence ATGCCCAAAATCACGTACGTCGCCGTCGACGGCAACCAGACCACGATCGACGTCCCCGAGGGTACGAGCGTCATGCGCGGCGCCGTCTTCAACGACATCGACGGCATCGTCGCCCAGTGCGGCGGCAACATGCAGTGCGCGACCTGCCACGTCTACGTCGACGAGACCACGCTGGACAAGCTGGAGCCGCCGAAGGAGCGCGAGGACGAGATGCTCGACTTCACGGCGTGCCCGCGCAAGCCCAACAGCCGGCTGAGCTGCCAGCTCAAGTCGAGCGACGCCCTCGACGGCCTCATCGTCCACACCCCGGAACGGCAGAACTGA
- a CDS encoding LysR family transcriptional regulator: MDLLQLRYFQAVARYEHISRAAEELHVAQPSLSRTIARLEAELGTPLFDRQGRRIRLNQYGVVFLHHVDRALSELDDARRVLSDARDTAFGRVSVASETLLTITHLLGSFRAAYPRADVRLFQSNAEEMDRQLRAREVDFCVASQPLTGTNLEAIELAREEVLLAVPRGHWLDGQESVTIREIATEPFVTTRIGQWQRMLLDRLFASEGLTPMISCEGDEPGASQDMISAGLGIGLIPAISRQAGTDSQVPVAWVHLNAPDCHRVLTLVWSRDAYLSDAAVKFREFTTSRPFMTHRLPDKRRGRGRQP; the protein is encoded by the coding sequence ATGGATCTTCTGCAGTTGCGCTACTTCCAGGCAGTCGCCCGTTACGAGCACATCAGCCGCGCCGCGGAGGAGCTGCACGTCGCCCAGCCCTCCCTGAGCCGCACCATCGCGCGTCTGGAGGCCGAGCTCGGCACCCCGCTCTTCGACCGGCAGGGCCGCCGCATCCGGCTGAATCAGTACGGCGTGGTGTTCCTGCACCACGTGGACCGCGCCCTGAGCGAGCTCGACGACGCCCGCAGGGTCCTGAGCGACGCCCGCGACACGGCGTTCGGCCGGGTCAGCGTCGCCTCCGAGACCCTCCTGACGATCACGCATCTCCTCGGCAGCTTCCGGGCCGCCTACCCCCGCGCCGACGTGCGGCTCTTCCAGTCGAACGCGGAGGAGATGGACCGCCAGCTGCGCGCCAGGGAGGTCGACTTCTGCGTGGCGTCGCAGCCACTGACCGGCACGAACCTGGAGGCGATCGAACTGGCCCGCGAAGAGGTGCTGCTCGCCGTCCCGCGCGGTCACTGGCTCGACGGCCAGGAGAGCGTGACGATCCGTGAGATCGCCACCGAGCCGTTCGTGACGACCCGCATCGGGCAGTGGCAGCGCATGCTCCTGGACCGCCTCTTCGCGTCCGAGGGCCTCACCCCGATGATCTCCTGCGAGGGCGACGAGCCGGGCGCCAGCCAGGACATGATCAGCGCCGGCCTCGGCATCGGCCTGATCCCCGCCATCTCCCGCCAGGCCGGGACCGACTCCCAAGTCCCGGTGGCCTGGGTGCACTTGAACGCACCGGACTGCCACCGGGTGCTCACACTCGTGTGGAGCCGCGACGCCTACCTCTCCGACGCCGCCGTGAAGTTCCGGGAGTTCACGACCAGTCGGCCCTTCATGACGCACCGGCTGCCCGACAAGCGCCGCGGCCGCGGACGTCAACCTTGA